The sequence CTGAGGTTTTGGAGCAACATATGCTCCTATCCAGAAGAACCCCATACTGTATCTGCAGTAGAAGAGTCCAGGAGAAGACCTGGGGTGGTTTAGCAGTTAAAATCTCATATTAGACAAAAATGGCAAAACATTTATCTTCTGGAGATTCAGCAGTTGTTTTCTCGGTTCCCAGATCTTTATGGACTGTTGTTAAAGAAAGAGACGATGCTACACAGTGGTAAACATGGACCTGTCGCAACTTTTTCTCCCATGAAATTAAAGATGAGTTGATAATTTTAATGAAACAGTAAAAGAATCACATCTAATGCATTTGAGAAATGGATAAAATATCTTCTGAGGTCATATAAGAGTTATGGTTTGTTACCTGCACAGCTCTATAGTTGAAGTTTTACCTTTGTCTCTGTTTAGATGTGTTCTTTCCATCCTGCTGAGGCCTGCCGTGTCTGTTGCTGTACATCTGCATGATGTGACACCTCATCACACCGAGTTCTTCCTGTAAGGTGGCAAAGCATTACAGCTACATTTACCTTTTATATTCCATAACTAGTTTGGCATCATAACCCAACAGTAAAATATCAGGTAGAAGTCATGATTAGTTATTATTAGTCTCACCCTCAATGACTCAACCAGAGTCTCCAGCCGAAGAGCTTTTTTCTGACAGGTCCTTCTGTTCTCCTCCAGTTCCTCCCTCAGGTGTATGTCTCCATGCTGGATTTGATTGAGCTCCAGCAGAGCGCTGGTAAAGCCTGTTTTCAGCTCTGTGACCATGCATTGTAACTAACGgaaattgcattttaaaaagaaacaaaacaattaagCACATTCTTGCAgcatggaatttttttttaccatctaaGCTTCAGTTTGGTCCTGAGTTTTAACATCAGAGGGAATTTATTAAGCAGAAGTtgctgatttttaaaataactgcaATTGATTGGATGTGAACTGAGTCTTTAACAAAACTAGGCTTGTTGATGAGGGATGTTTACCTTAGAGATTTCAGCTACAAGCTCTGCCTCTTGAGGTTTCATGACCTGtgcacagagacacacaaacaagtcagtttgcaaacacacactaatGAATGCACACAAGCTGATTTTTCAGCAGTCAGGAAGAAATCCTGCAAATTTTGGTCTGTTATTCCTGTAAATGATCAAAGCCTTTGCTTTTTTAATCCTGATTCAGCGGCTTTCATGTATTGTACTTGTTTGTCTGTGGTACCTGCTCAGATGTTGTCCCTGCCAGCAGCCCCTCTGCTAAGGAAGTGGCAAACCAGCCAAAGAGCTCAGCCCTGCAGGAGAAATGGCTGCAGGAGCCAAGATCCCTCCTTATAAGTCTGCCGACAGAAGGAGAGGCAGGGATCAACAAAAACCTGAAAAGGGCAATGTGCAAACCCTTTCTAGTTTAAAGATTCCTTTTAATCTTTATATAATATATTCAAACAGTTAttactctgtatttttttaaataaaatcaatatgtTGGCAGTGacgtttttatttcattttgcatGACTGTGTTTGCATTCATGCCTCATAAACATGGTAATTATGATgtcaaatatgtttaaaaaaaagaatcagaaaaCATGGAGGAACAAAATAGAAATGCCACAAATGAAGTAAAACAGACTAGAAATAACTCACCCCACTTAAAGCTCCGCTGTACCTTCTgggaaattaaagaaaatgaagttaTATTCctgaaatatgtaaaagaaaaactgtataTTTCTCTTCGATGATCAAGCTTGTTGTGAGTTGCTTGCGGAGTTGCAAGGCTTGTGTTGCGGTGTGAGCGGCTCCTTGTCGACAGCAGATGTCCTGCATGACGCTTAGTGAGTAAGCAAGGTGTGAACCAAGAGAATGCTGTTGTAACCAAATCCACTGAATGGTGGGGAAATCCACAATTTACTAGTCATGCTTAAATTGTTCtgctatttattattatttttttaaaggtttgcaACATGGAAAAGCAATACCCTAAAATAGCAAAAGAATTAGTGAGATAAAATATAAGATAAAAGAATTAGTAAGATAAAATAAGCTGGACTACTATTATAATTTGACAAATTACgcacaaagaaataaacttgGAGAGATTACATGTCAAAATATCCTGCAATGAAAATGAATGCTTCATTTGTTAGAAACACAGTTTGAATGTACAACAGTCACATACATAGTGTAATATGCAAACATGTTAGAGCAAGAAAAACCACCGCACCTTACTTCAGGTGTAAGAAATCAGTTTACAGTTTCTCGTTTGTCGAAGTTTTGAACCACTTTTCATCCATTACCCTCGTAACTCCGCCCGTCATAAAAAAGTCCATAGAATAAATCCAGCGCTGCCTTGATTAAGCTAATTTTAAATGGGCGTGGTTAACTGGAAGCCCTtaaatctgattggatggtggcATCATAGCCTTTTCAAATTGTAGCAGCTGTTTGCTGGGCTGTCAAAACAGTCGACAGGACAGCGTCAGTGGTGaggaaatgaaacaaaatatatgGATATATTGTAGATTAAAAATACTAAGTAGCCCCTAAAATCTTACTATGTAGAATCTTTATCCTTTTATGGTAAAGAGTTGATTAAACTAAGCTAAGTTTATTACGTTTGTATTATCAAACGTTAGCAGCACGGCTAACTTTAGCTTGGATCAGCAGCACGTCGATTAAagtctgtctgtttttctgctggCAATTTTCAGGCAAACTGAATCATGGTAAAATTTAATTGACTAGTTGGTATGTAACTTGTATACTGAGTGGTAAAGTGAGCACGATGTTATACTATTCAACATAGCATAAATATGTTTTAGCTGCAAAACCAACACAATATGAAACATCGCGAGAGTTACGTTGCACAATTACAGCTGAGGAGAAATAATGtacttttatataatttttcatttatatgatATGCCATAGTGTTGATGTGcgtgtatatttttttttcctacgtGTGAAACGTTAAAATGAccagaataaaataatttaaaaagaaagaaaatctttcATACTCCTTGAAACAATGTAGTATATACCTGAAACAGGCTGAACaagccttttttgtttgtttttcttagatCCCAATACCTGAATTGAAATATGTTTCAGTTTCTTTGTTAGCTGTTTGGGGGTCTGAGGAAATGAGAACAAGTGAATTTGACTCTTCATCTGATGATGAGGAGGTGAAAGAAGAGCAGCTGACTCCCTTCCAAATTTCCTGGTAACACAAACCATGTCAACATTTCTGTTCTGGATCCACTGAAAAGCATATGTCCTTATATGAATACAGTACACTCACtccattttttcaaaaactgGTTTTAAGGTTGCCTCTGTCCATAGTTGAATGCTCACAATATCTTGGAATATGTGCATTACCAGGTAAGATTTGATTGATTTGATGTCTTTTTATGCTGTTAGGTTTTATAGTGTTtataaaattagtaaaaatgtaaaatatttctgacTTTCTTTTTAACTAGGCTGCAAATACAAAGATGTTCGCCGGAGTCTGCAAAGAGATGTTGGTGAGACAACCTGCAGGAATCTGTACTCGACTATAAAATATTGAAAACCTATAGTAATCTTAACAGTTCAGTCCATTGTTGTATTTTATAGTTTGTGATTAGAACCAAGAGATGTATATCTAAAATAGCTACTGCAATGTATATTGCAAAAATGCTTTAGAGAAAAATAGCtgttactttaaaaagaaacatactTTAGAGAGCTGTATTAGCAGCATCtgtttaagattcttttatgtGTTGATTTCCCATCTTGCCAACAGATGAGCTCCAGAGCCAGGGGGTGCaggatgtgtttgttttctgcacTAGAGGAGAACTTAACAAGTACAGAGTTCCCTCCCTTCTGGAGGTCTACTGGCAGCGAGGCTTCACAGTTCACCACATGCCTTTTCTTGACGGTGATGCGCCTGAGCTGGAGCAGTGCTGCCAGAtcctggaggagctgcagctcaACCTTGAGAGTGGCAGGAAGACCTTAATCCAGTGAGTCAAATCATCACCACTAAATGACgaagtaaacagaaaaaattagaccagtttataaaagaaaagtttgtccttttattaaaccaggacacgtaaAGTCAGCAAAGCTGTTAACTGCTGGTGCTGAAAGGACTCTAAGAAGCTCTGAACTCCCAAAAGAGCTTTTTAAAGCTGCTTACCAGGCAGCATGAGGAAGCCGTTTGTGTGCAACTTGACTGATGTTTCATTATATGAATCAAAAGGGCATGGCTATCAAAAACTCCTCCCTGCTCCAAATAAGGTTAAAAATAGCCACAGATGCAGGCGTGCCTTTAAAGTTTGCAATGCCAGATGGCATCTCACCACAAAGACTTCTATTTTCAGTGATCCTCAGGACACCTCTGCTTACCTAACAGAACAATTAGCTCTTTAGTCGTACAATTCATAGATCCCCCCcctatcttttctttcttcagctgCTATGGAGGCCTGGGACGATCTGCTTTGAGTAAGTATATGTTCACACTTTGATTGTTAACCTGTCTTCTTGATGGCATTGCTAATgagtttttctctcatttaatGTGTTGAAAATCTCTTCTGGTGCAGTGTTGCTTTAACTCTTGTCTGTTGTTTCCCCTTCAGTCGCTGCCTGTTTGCTGCTTCAGCTCTCCTTGACAATGACGGCTAATAAAGCCATGGAGATCCTCAGAGagcacagaggaggaggagcaataCAAACTGTGAAGGTGAGgctcctctcttttttttttattttgtgtactGCAAACCTCTGACTTGTGTCTCCCATCAATGTCAGTATTTTCAGAATGAAAGTGCATTGATTTAGAAGCAGCACTGATAAAAGAATCACCAATGACCACAATGATCTTTGCACTCATTTAATTTCAGGGcttatatttgtaaaatgtcagaaagggaaaaaaaatcctaaaagtaCATATAATTTACTACATGCTGGCTCTACTGATGCAGCAAAGGTTTCAATTCTCAGTTTATATTCTGCAAAATGCAATGggacatttctgtatttgtttgctCTAAACAGTGTAAAATTAGAAGCACAGCccttcatgtttctgtttaatctgtttaaattaCTGCCTGTTAATCTTTACAGCTTTTTTCCCCAATTTCCAAATATTTTTCTTGCCTTTCTGCAGCAATATAACTTTCTTCATGAGTTTCGAGAAAAATACGCCATCTACAAAGAGAGCAAAGAGGCTTCCACGGAGCGCTCGGTGTCTCGGTAATCCTGGATAATGTCTGAATACATTGATTTCTTCAGACTTgctcagttgtttgtttttatttttttcttgcgtGTTACTTATTGCATTCATTAAAGGAGCCCTATTATGCTGTTTCTacttttctgagctttctaCGTTATAATATTGAATACTCATCAGACAAGTGAGctgcacagttttttttaattttttttatacaaacacGTTTGAGTTTTCCAGTGTGTCCCTAGGTTCAGTTTCCATGATGGTGAAAACAATAGGTTttgggaggtgtgtgtgtgtgtgtgtgtgtgggggagggGGTCAGTTGTTGGTCATCTTCTCCAGATTGTGCACATTCacgaaaagaaaagcacatcttTGCTGCTCAGTGTAAGGTGGAAGACACTTCGGCTGTGAGGAAAAGCTACATTTGTCCAAATTTCCAAAGGAGACAACGTTTAGACAGCAGtggatggagtttgtttttgagAGCCAGCCACAGAGTTGCACCAGTGATTGTATTTGTGATCAGCACTTCACTGAACACTGCTGGATGAATAAGAGCCGATACAACAGGGGGTTTGCGGccaggctttagctgaaaggaAGGTCTGTTTCCAGTTTCCCAACCTgagccacaagctgtaagagaAACTAAATAAGttgcctgttttgttttgatagatgGTGTGTGAGCAACAGTCAAGCTAAAAGAAGCTCTGTTGGCATTGTAgtacatttgccacatgtacacCTATTCGCAGGGCCATGTACGGTGATAGAACACCGGCAAAGGTTATATTGGACtatagctggtaagcagagtatttaccaAACATACGTCCTGTTGTTTCGGGCTTCAACATGTACAGCTGAATGTTttttgttgacattgtttactgtgAATTCATATTCAGTTTGTTTACGAGTTCTGCTGGTGTTTCTATGACGTAAACAATGCACGCTCCTAAAAACGACTCCcagcagttgaccaatcagaggcagcctgTATCGGGGGAGGCGGGGCTCCTTGTTTCTGGCAGAAGCTGATCTGAGAGCCTACGGAGAGGATCgatatacaataaataaaggggtatgtgaaaaatgctggatGGATTCCTGCCCTTATGGACTTGCATATAAAAATTAGCCTGAAACGAGCATAATAGAGTCCCTTTAAGAACTGcactttaaataatattttatctttcaTCAATCCTCAGTCTGATTTTGGGTTGAATTGTTGTATTTTATCACATCCcaagaaatgttttcttatgtaaaaaaatctttggTACAGTACTGTGCAAAAATCTTGATTCACCCCATTTTACTTTACATATTaccagagaaacagaaaatgagtgtaacaagtaaaaatggaaataaagtgTGAGGCTAAATGAAGATGTAATTTATTATGACCATCTTTATTCATCAGTCTGAACCCTCCTACACAAGCTcttatgtcatttctttaagtagttcTTCAGgtttcttgaaggactttctgGTCTTTGGCTGTTTCAGCTAGGGCTGAATGATatgacctaaaaataaaatctcagattttttcaatccaaatctgattttttttttatctattttccccccttttctcTTAAAAATATATCTCCCATATTTCTTAATTATGCCactttcagatattttttatatGCAGTAGTAATTTTCTTTACAAGCCACTTCTTCTTTTatccagttaaacattttttttttattatttttttttaacttgtcctgtccagcatcatagcatgcaaaatgataatctgtttgctgtatcgtgctgaacaaatttgctctgccaagggaggcctatgggtaaggctcctcttgataatctgattcatttattaatttatttactttgaatcatggaatctatgtaatcttgctggacctgaccggaggggacagaaaaagatggaaaatagcaaaaagagcaaaagggaaagaagaaaggagacaaaaagatcacacacagaaggaaacgacccttcaatccacacaatcaccagacaacaaattgttacacctgtacatgaacacatcagaaaatttcctacagcttttacaaaaacagaaacacacacacagaaaaaacagggctgccagtcattaagagtttttaaataataaccaaatcaaaaagatatAACAGTGACcggatactaactcacaggaaaaatacaaaaaaaaaaaaaaaaaaaaaaaaaattaataattattgcttagtattaaaacccactagacaactcggtgactgtgtcagcatgcagagcatgagaaacaaggagtgatcagtgatgaagagtggtgagtgagatcatgcaaatgtgaccacgcctccacggaggccagaggcagaccagggcctgggccgggccctcagcagcatacccggagcaccaacccaagccaccccaccacaaagacgactccagccccacccgaagggcagcagaggagagccccagcaagagccccccacggtcccggggcacaggccccagtgggccaagatcagcagccgccggccctgCCAGGGACCGGCTACCCAGGGCAGTccaagcaaagggcccagggccccaggagcccagaggcagctgccccaccccccaaaggcagagggcccgcaacatgcctaggaggaccaggcccccccagacagccacccggcgtaggccagcacacgccccgatgttccagccgcacacccccggaaccagggtgctatcggccagttaaacattttaaaggtaCACTCCAACTATAACAAGGTTTTTAGGAATAATCCACTAATTTATGTCCAACTGTTATTGTCAATTTTAGACGCATCAATGGAAACgggaacaaatgatgcattttgaCAGGTTTCTAGTAATAAAGTACCTAAAGATATAATTTAAAGTattatcatttttgtttgtttacaagtCATCTGTTAGGAGTTACCTGTCTCAGGCCTCGAGTTTGGAGCCTTTTTAAATGCTTGAATGATTGTTAGATTTAAATTACTTAAAGGAACATTTCCCTGAAAATGGTCAAATTATGATCAGAAGTGGactaaaaatgagagaaaatgcagcaaatgtccaaagaaaaactgacaGACCTTCACAAAGCTTGAACTGATGCTCAAGGCTACTTGAAATGATTTCAAAAAGTTTGCTTGAGAAAAAGTTGAGGGGTGGCAATATTTTTCATCCATGATGTATTTTGGATGAGAACTTGtaactgttttctgtcttcttttacATATTGTTAAGCATAATCAGATCATTTCAGGCTTCTAatctaaatatgaaaaaaaattaaatatatcgAAGTATCGAATATCtataatctgtgtgtgtgtgtacatatgtatgtatatatatacatatacatgttTGAATTCTAAATGGATTACATCTCATTGCCAATAATCTACGGTCTGTGGAAAAGCCACCATCATTCCATCTGATTCAAgctgaaataattaaatgaaacagaCTTTCAGTCAAACTCGGTCCACACTTTATAGCGggattgttttatttagattcaAATAAATCTTTTCCTAGATTTGATGTGATGGGATCTAATACATTAAAATGTCATTGACAAAATAATCCTCTTCCCTGATAAATTTACATgtcaaatgacaataaatacaaataaagacaaTTTGGACTAATGGCTTCTACACTAAAATATGACAGGTTTGATTTGAAGATGAGCAACAACACGGAGTGCTTGAAattctgctttaaaataaaaaggatttgAAAGAGTGAAATTAAAGCtggaataaataaactggagtTTTTAACAATGTGGACTATTTggtgccaaaatgaacaaataaaaacagaatttcaaaAGGTACATTCAACAGTATGGCACGTCAGCAGGAAGCTACCAAAGCCTACAACGCTGCAGCAGATTAAAGTACTGTTGCTTTTTTTAAGCcgaatacatttttttgttttactgttgaGTCTACCTTTCACTTCACTGGTAGCTTTAAGGGCTATTCTACAGAAATACAAGACAGTTCACAGTCTGGATGAATGCAGATGGAAACGCTGCCTCTAGAGTTGGACAGGGATATTTGATAAACCTCGAGTATGGAAATGATACATCTGAAAGTTTGAAAACTGATCTTGAGACAACCAGACAATGATTGTCTGTGTGCACCGTGTTTTACTAAATGATAATAGCCCATGCACTTCAACCTTCACTGCACCATCGGTCCCaaaatgttcagtttaattATCTGTGGGCGTGAACACGAGAAATCTCCTGGCAggaatacaatttaaaaaaaaatcttagatCCTCACAGGTAAATGCACCTGGAAGCCTAACTAATCTGTAAACACTCAGGTTGGGAACTGTGAtgaaaacctttatttaaatccCAAGCATTAAAAGTCACCACACcactaagtaaaaaaaaaaaaaaaaaaggacaaagttGCCTGTTCAGGTTTATCGTGGTTTCCAAAAACAGTGTTTAAACTGCAGTGCTATGAGGGAAACGCTGCGACTGAGATAAAGTCTTAAAAGAGGTTAAATGTTTCTGCAATGACACTGCGCTGTGTTGAGGGGAGTGGAGTTCATCCTCTTGAAATGGCATCTTGTGTTGCTGAGCAGTGGTCTCCAGCAGATCCAGCCTTCCACCACTAGATTGTATTATCTGGTTGTTGACTGTATGTGCACACCCTTCTCTGGCCCACTTATGAGCTCACCAGAACATAGATCATCCTGTAAAGAGATTATGACAAGTTTGGTCTATTTAACAGTGTCTTAGTTgatcagaaatgaaaaattgaGATTATATAAGTTCTTAAACATGTTCAGCTTTTTAACAAGTGGGTGGGGGACCAAAAAAACGTACCCATAGAGATAGTAGAAGAAAGACAGGAGGTAGAAAGCCAGTTTGCACCAGCCTTCTTTTTGACAGTACGCCAGGATGTCGGCATTCATGATGGTCGTTGGGTCGTACAGTCCTGGACAGCTCATCACAGGTCTGCTCATATACCTGCAGCACCGCAAACAAAAACAGGTCATCGcatacagacttttttttcttaattgtcCTGTGTCATTTATATAAGTGACCTTTTCATCCAAAGAAAGGGCAACGGTTTAGTTGGATACAAACCTCCAGACATGATAAGCCAACAGAGGTAAGTTGAGAAAGAGGGTGAGCCACTCAGCCGCACAGAAAAACATCACGCAGAAGAAGAAGTGGATTAGATACTCCGGCAGAACCAGCTGAAAAGAGATGAAGTTGACGAAAACGTTACAATCTGGAGTCAGTTTAGTTCCCCAGCTCCCACCATTTTCTCTTTGTTGCTCTTTTAATACCAAATAGTATTTATATAAAAGTCATTTTTACCAAGTGTGGAGTCGTGACAAATGCAGTGATTTATAGGATTTTGTTTGAAAAGCTCAGCTTTGTCTGTACTCCAACCCAGACATCTAAGGATTGCCACCAACTCCAAAGAGTCAGAGAGGAGTAAATTACAATAAGGCTGTTACTTTAACTGCAAGTCATTCTTGTGTCATTACACTGTTGGTCTTTGtggcaaaagaaaagataaaatacgCACTGCTCTGACATCATCTGCAACACACGAAACAGGGTGAAAAATTAAGACCTGCCACCTGCAAAATCCGTGATATTTAACTCAAACTCAGGAAAAGGCACTTCACTTGTTTTAAGTTTACAAAGTGAAGCAAAGCAAAGCTTTTCTACTACTAGTCTGATGAGGGAAAAATGCATAAAGCTTCTGACATCCAATCTAATCATGCAAGCTGTTTGAAGAGTATAAAATATCTATTCTTGCAAGTAGATAGGAAAGGTTAATTTCCCGCCCTGGTTCAATGCCATGCATCATCATGTCtgacatcaaaacaaaaagGGAGACCAAATAACAACTTGCTCTGGAGTATATTTGCATATGTCAACATTGAAAAGGTTCTTGCAGTAAGAGCAAACCTACAAATCATCCT comes from Melanotaenia boesemani isolate fMelBoe1 chromosome 20, fMelBoe1.pri, whole genome shotgun sequence and encodes:
- the cnih1 gene encoding protein cornichon homolog 1, which translates into the protein MAFTFAAFCYMLALLLTAALIFFAIWHIIAFDELKTDYKNPIDQCNTLNPLVLPEYLIHFFFCVMFFCAAEWLTLFLNLPLLAYHVWRYMSRPVMSCPGLYDPTTIMNADILAYCQKEGWCKLAFYLLSFFYYLYGMIYVLVSS
- the cdkn3 gene encoding cyclin-dependent kinase inhibitor 3; amino-acid sequence: MRTSEFDSSSDDEEVKEEQLTPFQISWLPLSIVECSQYLGICALPGCKYKDVRRSLQRDVDELQSQGVQDVFVFCTRGELNKYRVPSLLEVYWQRGFTVHHMPFLDGDAPELEQCCQILEELQLNLESGRKTLIHCYGGLGRSALIAACLLLQLSLTMTANKAMEILREHRGGGAIQTVKQYNFLHEFREKYAIYKESKEASTERSVSR